The region TGAGGATTTCTACCTTCGTTTATATTGTAAACTTTTACAATAAGTTCAAGTTCCGGCGATACCCCATCTTTTTGCTCAAACATATCCGACAATTTAAGCGTTTCCTCGTCCGGATATTCGTATTTTCCGTTGTATAAAACTATAAATTCCGGGCGTGGTATCTTTATCCTGCTTTGTTTATACAGCGTTTCGGCTTCTACTATTTTTTCGTAAACCCGTCCCATATAAAGCAACATTCTTAACGGCATATTCGGGTTTATTGTCGATTGATGTTCTATCAAAACTACAAATTTACCGTCTATTACAAAAGAAATATCGTTCGCCTGCTCCATATATAGAACGCTTTCGAGCGTTGTTATTTGTATTTCCGTGTCTTTGCAGTAGTTTGTATTTTGTATTGCGTTGTACAACTCCAAAAGTGTATCTTTTTCACCGAATAAACTTGTAAAAACGCTGTCCTTGTATTCCCTGTTTGCTTTTGCGCTCACATTTTCTCCTTGTTTTTTTTAATGCTGTTGTTATATAATATAATATTTGCCGCTAAGCAAAACAGGTAAATTTTCACCTATTCTTTATTTGGCATTTAGTATTTTCTCTGAAAAGAATAATAGCAGAGGATAGACTAGTTCTCTACCCCTGCGTTATCTTCCCCGCATACCCGCCTTTACCTACCATAACTTCCGCGATATTCACAATATGCTCTTTTATCCGACGATAGCCCACAAGCATATCGGGATACGTCGTGCTTATCAGCGGGGGAGTGGGCGCTTCGGCTAAGCGCGCTATGTGTTTGCCGCGCAGTTCGCGAATTCTTTGGGTTATCGCTTCGCCCATATCGTAGGCGCCGCTGACTATTTTTGTGTTCTTTTCGCGATAGGCGTGATTAACCGTGTTAAAGAATTCAAACACGGCGTCGTGCAATCCGAGAAGTTCTTCGCGCATTATTGCGGGCATCTTTATTTCGTCGTTATTTATGCGCAGGTAGAGTTTTAATTGCATTGTTATGTAGTCGCTTATTGTCTCGAACTCGTCGGCGAGGCGTATTTGTTTTTGCGCGTGTTCGCTGACGGTCGGCGGACACTCTCCGCTTGACAGAAGTTGAGTTAAAAACGCGGTTATTTCCGTCTGCATTTTGTCGAGTTTGTCTTCTTTTTTGAAGACTTTGTTCACGAATTTTTCCTCAATTTCGTCGGAAGACAGCGCGGTTTTAAGCATATCGAACATTTTTTGGTCGTCTTCGCCCATATTGGCGATTTCTTTCCACGATTGCGCTATGGCAACCGTTGGCGTATTGAGCATATATTTGTCCAAATGCGTGCATTTCGGCTGATCTTTGGTCGGCTTGTCCTTTACTGTTTTTTCGAGAATTTTTGCCCATATTCTTGTAAACGGCAGGAAAAGGGCTGTGTTCATAACGTTATACACAGTATGAACAGCGGCTATTGCGGCAAGTATATACGGATAGGTTGCGTAATCGTTTACCATTACCATTGTATTCGGGTCGTTTCCGATAATAAAACGTATAAATTGCAAATATACGCCGAATATTGTCGTAATCCATATCACCCCTATAACATTAAAGGATATGTGCGCGAGAGCCGCCCGTTTTCCGTTGGTGGTTGTTCCTATCGAAGCCAAGTATGCCGTAAAAACAGTGCCGAGGTTTTCGCCGACCACGAGCGCGGCGGCGGTTTCAAACGGAATTACGCCCGACGCCGCAAGTCCCATCGTTATACCTATGGTTGCGGTTGACGACTGCACAATGAGCGTAAGGAGGCATCCTACGAGAACGCATTTCAACAAACCGAAGTAGGTGTCCGCAGAGAAACGGGAGAACCATTCTATATACTCGGGAATACTGCGTATGGGTCTGAAGCCGTCTTTCATAAGCCAAAGTCCGGTAAATATCATACCTATACCCATTGCCACCATAGCGGTGTATTTGATTTTTTCGTTTTTGGAGAAAATATAAACGAACGCGGAAATTCCCATTAAGAGAAGCCCGTACATATCTATGTTTATTGCGAGCATCCAACCGGTAAGCGTTGTGCCGATGTTTGCGCCCATAATAATTCCGATTGCCTGATACAGAGATACAAGTCCCGCGTTAACAAACCCGACGGTCATTACCGTGGTTGCCGTCGATGATTGGATAATACAAGTGACGAGCGTTCCCATTCCGACCGCCATAAAACGGTTTGGAGTTGCCATACTTATCATTTTGCGCAGGCGATTTCCCGCGATAGTCTGCAAGCCCTCGGATAAGTGTCGCATACCGAGCAAGAATATCCCGATACCGCCTATAACTTTAAATATCATCTCCAAAAGAAAATCGTTAACCATACAAAAATCCTTCTTTTAATCGAATTTACTTGCTTTTAGCAAAAAATGAACACAGAAAATACATTATGTGCTATATGATATTCGGAAAAATATAAACAAATTTAACAATTTTGCATAAAATTGCATTTTTTCTCCCACTTTGCTTTGGCGAAAATTATTTTACCTCTGCTTTTTGTCAAAAAATCGACAAAACTATTTTTAGTTGGGGTGTCGGCAAATGGTTAAGCCAGCAGGTTTTGGTCCTGCCATTTGAGGGTTCGAGTCCTTCCACCCCAGCCACTTTTATATGTGATAATAAATGTTTTTAGTTTCTTTAGGAGGAACAAGTGGA is a window of Chitinivibrionia bacterium DNA encoding:
- a CDS encoding Rpn family recombination-promoting nuclease/putative transposase, coding for MSAKANREYKDSVFTSLFGEKDTLLELYNAIQNTNYCKDTEIQITTLESVLYMEQANDISFVIDGKFVVLIEHQSTINPNMPLRMLLYMGRVYEKIVEAETLYKQSRIKIPRPEFIVLYNGKYEYPDEETLKLSDMFEQKDGVSPELELIVKVYNINEGRNPQFAERSETLKGYEMFIAMAREYEKNMSRDEAIKKAIMDCLEKNVLNTYFNDKGSEVINMLLTEWKTEDALRVREKEAKEQVAVNMLNMGIDVETIAKATGLFIDDVLRLEY
- a CDS encoding Na/Pi cotransporter family protein produces the protein MVNDFLLEMIFKVIGGIGIFLLGMRHLSEGLQTIAGNRLRKMISMATPNRFMAVGMGTLVTCIIQSSTATTVMTVGFVNAGLVSLYQAIGIIMGANIGTTLTGWMLAINIDMYGLLLMGISAFVYIFSKNEKIKYTAMVAMGIGMIFTGLWLMKDGFRPIRSIPEYIEWFSRFSADTYFGLLKCVLVGCLLTLIVQSSTATIGITMGLAASGVIPFETAAALVVGENLGTVFTAYLASIGTTTNGKRAALAHISFNVIGVIWITTIFGVYLQFIRFIIGNDPNTMVMVNDYATYPYILAAIAAVHTVYNVMNTALFLPFTRIWAKILEKTVKDKPTKDQPKCTHLDKYMLNTPTVAIAQSWKEIANMGEDDQKMFDMLKTALSSDEIEEKFVNKVFKKEDKLDKMQTEITAFLTQLLSSGECPPTVSEHAQKQIRLADEFETISDYITMQLKLYLRINNDEIKMPAIMREELLGLHDAVFEFFNTVNHAYREKNTKIVSGAYDMGEAITQRIRELRGKHIARLAEAPTPPLISTTYPDMLVGYRRIKEHIVNIAEVMVGKGGYAGKITQG